The following proteins come from a genomic window of Pseudomonas putida:
- a CDS encoding type IV secretion protein Rhs translates to MFEAARFGDEISHTSALGGFLIGAALGIALVATVAIATFTCGFGVALLAGLAAGIGGSLLTAAGEAIGSMFSSPSGTITTASPNVFINSRKAAHVEKSIGACDKHPGPVQIAEGSTNVFINSVAAARKGDKLTCGATISGGSDNVIIGGGTYRYLPVDDEVPEWLRTTVDVLMAIAGAAGGIAQLIKAGTQAGMKAVMPCALKFTAGFVAGEVASRYVVEPVARKAIGGLVGNPVDLTTGRKLIPDEIDFSLPGLMPIEWSRFYASDLTVDSVLGRGWVLPWEQSLRRQGAFIYLTDNQGREVPFVTLQPGQRIYNPHEQVYLVCTEGGHYILQTLDNLFFYFGEVPDTNTEVPLQRIENVLGHFLHFTRTPDGTLTDISATGGTRVHLHYDNPLGRLTDIKRVVNNEAVETLTQYRYDEHGQLSAVINRNGDTVRSFSYADGLMVTHSNALGLGCHYRWQTQGDKPRVVEHWTSDGEHYHFRYDLDSRTSWATDVLGRELEVQYNADHRVVASRDYGGERYAIELDEQGNMVGLTLPDGNRLQFKYDEFSRLLEETDPLGRKTTYEYHHLTTLVTQVSYPDGSTWRARYDDKGNLLAEFDTLGQMTEYLNSDDGLPHTIIDATYKSKYLWWNTLAQVERYQDCSGKSTYYRYDERQHLVAVTDALNQTTTLERKPDGEVLRISHPDGTTETFTYNVYGQVLSHTDGKGQTTRLMRTARGLPSSRQDAKGQRVRYEYDKAIRLTALVNENNATYSFGYDASDRLSEEVRVDNLTRRFSYNVGGHLTRLDEIGYGDNAERPERHTLFERDAIGRLVAKINRDASQTFAYDDGDRLLSIERQPTEIGKQLGITEEKLEYTYDLLGRLTQEITPDGTLAYEYDPLSNLTTLTLPDGRKVNHLYYGSGHLHQLNLDGQVISDMERDDLHREVYRTQGKLTSCFGYDAMGRKAWQFASTLPADKLSQVHNTGINTSLLVEHAYNPIHRRYQYDPAGELVRTLDKLRGEIKYEYEANGQLRSRDTGSLIGSEEFRYDPAANRLDFNARQFDKVKDNRIKQWRDQEYRYDPWGNLIEKRSGHSKLQHFSYDCENRLVRAETLVNGKLESRGEYRYDSLGRRVAKQSEINGKVEQKRFLWQGLRMLQEEVPGQSSLYLYEPGSYAPLARVDQAEGEEQKLYYFHTDQIGTPIELTNSEGEIVWQATYRSWGAIEQLAVNEVEQNLRFQGQYFDDESNLIYNTFRYYDAGIGRFVTQDPIGLAGGFNLYRYAVNSISWIDPYGLAGFFTSSTFTAPSGSTHTVFQQKIDWDLPVNTREGIKTNLDLASEGKSPFVVKNGSYSQLNLHHSKQDALGSLFELSADTHQTYGRTNALHPHLPGQHPHNPVDRAIFNGDRESYWMSRAQAEKNIRSSKLTCG, encoded by the coding sequence ATGTTCGAAGCGGCCAGGTTCGGCGACGAGATATCGCACACCAGCGCGCTGGGGGGCTTCCTGATCGGGGCCGCCCTGGGGATTGCGCTGGTGGCCACGGTGGCCATCGCCACGTTCACCTGCGGGTTCGGCGTGGCCTTGCTGGCCGGCCTCGCAGCCGGCATCGGGGGCAGCTTGCTGACTGCCGCCGGAGAGGCGATAGGCAGTATGTTCTCGTCCCCCTCAGGGACGATAACCACTGCCTCACCCAACGTGTTCATCAACAGCCGCAAGGCCGCCCACGTCGAAAAAAGCATCGGTGCCTGCGACAAGCACCCGGGGCCGGTGCAGATTGCCGAAGGCTCGACCAACGTCTTCATCAACAGCGTCGCCGCCGCGCGCAAGGGCGACAAGCTGACCTGCGGCGCCACCATTTCCGGTGGTTCGGACAACGTCATCATCGGCGGCGGCACCTACCGTTACCTGCCCGTGGACGATGAAGTCCCGGAGTGGCTGCGCACCACCGTGGATGTACTGATGGCCATCGCCGGTGCCGCAGGCGGTATCGCCCAGCTGATCAAGGCGGGTACCCAGGCCGGCATGAAAGCCGTCATGCCTTGCGCCCTGAAGTTCACGGCCGGCTTCGTCGCCGGTGAGGTGGCCAGCCGTTACGTGGTCGAACCCGTGGCCCGCAAGGCTATCGGCGGCCTGGTCGGCAACCCCGTCGACCTCACGACGGGCCGCAAGCTGATCCCCGATGAAATCGACTTCAGCCTGCCGGGCCTGATGCCGATCGAGTGGTCGCGCTTCTACGCCAGCGACCTGACGGTCGACAGCGTACTCGGCCGCGGCTGGGTGCTGCCCTGGGAGCAGAGCCTGCGCCGCCAGGGGGCATTCATCTACCTCACCGACAACCAGGGCCGCGAAGTCCCGTTCGTGACCCTGCAACCGGGGCAGCGCATCTACAACCCGCACGAGCAGGTGTACCTGGTGTGCACCGAGGGCGGCCACTACATCCTGCAGACCCTCGATAACCTGTTCTTCTACTTCGGCGAAGTGCCAGACACCAACACCGAAGTACCGCTGCAGCGAATCGAGAACGTCCTCGGCCACTTCCTGCACTTCACCCGCACGCCCGACGGCACACTGACCGACATCAGCGCCACCGGCGGCACCCGCGTGCACCTGCACTACGATAACCCGCTGGGTCGCCTGACCGACATCAAGCGCGTGGTGAACAACGAAGCGGTGGAAACGCTTACCCAGTACCGCTACGACGAACACGGCCAGCTGAGCGCGGTGATCAACCGCAACGGCGACACCGTGCGCAGCTTCAGCTACGCAGACGGCCTGATGGTGACCCACAGCAACGCGCTGGGGCTGGGCTGCCACTACCGTTGGCAAACCCAGGGCGACAAGCCACGCGTGGTCGAACACTGGACCAGCGACGGCGAGCACTACCACTTCCGCTACGATCTCGATAGCCGCACCAGCTGGGCCACCGACGTGCTCGGCCGCGAGCTGGAAGTGCAGTACAACGCCGATCACCGCGTGGTCGCCAGCCGCGACTACGGTGGCGAACGCTATGCCATCGAACTGGACGAGCAGGGGAACATGGTCGGCCTGACCTTGCCGGACGGTAACCGCCTGCAATTCAAGTACGACGAATTCTCCCGCTTGCTCGAAGAGACCGATCCGCTGGGCCGCAAGACCACCTACGAATATCACCACCTGACCACGCTGGTGACCCAGGTCAGCTACCCGGATGGCAGCACCTGGCGAGCGCGTTACGACGACAAGGGCAACCTGCTCGCCGAATTCGATACCCTCGGCCAGATGACCGAGTACCTGAACAGCGATGACGGCCTGCCGCACACCATCATCGATGCGACCTACAAGTCCAAGTACCTGTGGTGGAACACCCTGGCCCAGGTCGAGCGCTACCAGGACTGCTCGGGCAAGAGCACGTACTACCGCTATGACGAGCGCCAGCACCTGGTCGCGGTAACGGACGCGCTAAACCAGACCACCACGCTGGAGCGCAAGCCCGACGGTGAAGTGCTGCGCATCAGCCACCCGGACGGCACCACGGAAACCTTCACCTACAACGTCTACGGTCAGGTGCTCAGCCACACCGACGGCAAGGGCCAGACCACCCGCCTGATGCGCACGGCCCGTGGCCTGCCGAGCAGCCGTCAGGATGCCAAGGGCCAGCGGGTTCGCTACGAGTACGACAAGGCCATTCGCCTGACCGCGCTGGTCAACGAAAACAACGCCACGTACAGCTTTGGCTACGACGCTTCGGACCGGCTGAGCGAAGAAGTGCGGGTAGATAACCTGACCCGACGTTTCAGCTACAACGTCGGTGGCCATCTCACACGACTGGATGAGATTGGCTATGGCGACAATGCCGAACGGCCAGAGCGCCATACGCTGTTCGAGCGTGATGCCATTGGCCGCTTGGTCGCCAAGATCAATCGTGATGCGAGCCAGACATTCGCATACGACGACGGTGACCGCTTGCTGAGCATCGAGCGGCAACCAACCGAGATCGGCAAGCAGCTTGGGATCACGGAAGAAAAGCTTGAGTACACCTACGATCTGCTCGGCCGGCTGACCCAAGAAATCACCCCCGATGGGACGCTAGCCTACGAGTACGACCCACTCAGCAACCTAACCACGCTGACCCTGCCGGATGGCCGCAAGGTCAACCACCTGTACTACGGCAGTGGGCACCTGCACCAGTTGAACCTGGACGGCCAGGTCATCAGTGACATGGAGCGCGATGACCTGCACCGTGAGGTGTACCGCACTCAAGGCAAGCTCACCAGTTGCTTCGGTTATGACGCCATGGGGCGCAAGGCCTGGCAGTTTGCCTCGACCTTGCCGGCCGACAAGCTTTCGCAGGTGCACAACACCGGCATCAATACCTCGTTGCTGGTCGAGCACGCCTACAACCCGATCCATCGCCGTTACCAGTACGACCCGGCCGGTGAACTGGTGCGTACCCTCGACAAGCTACGCGGCGAGATCAAGTACGAATACGAAGCCAATGGCCAGTTGCGCAGCCGCGATACCGGCTCGTTGATCGGCAGCGAGGAGTTCCGCTACGACCCGGCAGCCAACCGCCTGGACTTCAATGCGCGGCAGTTCGACAAGGTCAAGGACAACCGGATCAAACAGTGGCGGGATCAGGAGTATCGCTACGACCCGTGGGGCAACCTGATCGAGAAGCGCTCGGGGCACAGCAAGCTGCAGCACTTCAGCTATGACTGCGAGAACCGGCTGGTGCGGGCGGAGACGTTGGTTAACGGCAAGCTGGAAAGCCGAGGCGAGTACCGGTACGACAGCCTCGGACGGCGGGTGGCCAAGCAGTCGGAGATCAATGGCAAGGTCGAGCAGAAACGCTTTCTTTGGCAAGGGCTGCGGATGTTGCAGGAGGAGGTGCCGGGACAGAGCAGTTTGTACCTGTATGAGCCGGGTAGCTATGCGCCGCTGGCGCGAGTCGATCAGGCTGAAGGGGAGGAGCAAAAGCTTTATTACTTCCATACCGATCAGATCGGTACGCCGATCGAGCTGACCAATAGCGAGGGCGAGATCGTTTGGCAGGCGACCTATCGGTCATGGGGAGCGATTGAGCAACTGGCGGTCAATGAAGTCGAGCAGAATCTGAGGTTCCAGGGGCAATATTTTGATGACGAATCAAATCTAATCTACAATACATTTAGATACTACGATGCCGGTATAGGGCGGTTTGTTACCCAAGATCCGATTGGATTGGCGGGAGGGTTCAATCTCTATCGTTATGCTGTGAACTCGATAAGCTGGATAGACCCTTATGGCTTGGCAGGGTTCTTCACGAGCTCAACGTTCACCGCTCCGTCCGGTAGCACTCACACCGTTTTTCAGCAGAAAATTGACTGGGACTTGCCAGTTAATACTCGCGAAGGTATCAAAACAAATCTTGATTTAGCGTCGGAGGGTAAAAGCCCTTTTGTGGTGAAAAACGGTAGTTACTCTCAGCTTAATTTGCATCATTCTAAACAGGATGCACTTGGTTCGCTCTTTGAGTTATCAGCAGATACGCATCAGACATACGGAAGGACAAACGCGCTTCACCCTCATCTGCCGGGGCAGCATCCACATAATCCAGTAGATCGCGCTATCTTTAATGGCGACAGAGAAAGTTACTGGATGTCGAGAGCGCAGGCGGAAAAAAATATTCGTTCAAGTAAATTAACTTGTGGATGA
- a CDS encoding DcrB-related protein, translated as MDYELQEGGIALPAGFEDRTVNMFVLGASVPAPLSITISRDTLLPDEALQAYVDRQVKLLTSKLRGYTRMGNKAVTLSVTAPIAGIQIDAYYMNQGRPLYQRQAAFIISPGRALIFSTTAQADFSAQQNQDWDNLLASFTPRAPSETSAESGEQE; from the coding sequence ATGGATTACGAGCTACAGGAAGGCGGCATTGCGCTGCCGGCAGGTTTCGAGGACCGCACGGTCAACATGTTTGTCCTGGGTGCCAGTGTTCCAGCACCCTTGAGCATCACCATCTCGCGTGACACCTTGCTGCCGGACGAAGCGCTGCAGGCCTATGTCGATCGCCAGGTCAAGCTGCTCACCTCCAAGCTGCGCGGCTACACCCGCATGGGCAACAAGGCCGTCACGCTCTCGGTTACCGCACCCATTGCCGGTATCCAGATCGACGCCTATTACATGAACCAGGGCCGCCCGCTGTACCAGCGCCAGGCCGCCTTCATCATCAGCCCCGGGCGTGCCCTGATCTTCTCCACCACTGCACAGGCCGACTTCAGTGCCCAGCAGAACCAGGACTGGGACAACCTGTTGGCCAGCTTCACCCCGCGTGCCCCGTCCGAAACCAGCGCCGAGTCCGGCGAACAGGAGTAA